The sequence below is a genomic window from Lysobacter capsici.
AACACGAACAGCACCTCGCGCCCGTTCGGGGTAGGCACGCTCAGGCGGATGCGGCCGCGGACCACGCCGTACAGCCCTTCGGCGGCATCGCCGCGCGCGTACAGCCGTTCGCCGTCGCGCAGGCGCCGGCGCAGCGACATCGCCTGCAGGTGCGCGACCAGTTCCGGCGACAGGTCGCGCAGCCACGGATCGGCGCTCAGCGCGGGGTCGGTCATGTCGGCGTGGCGAGCGGGCGCGTGGCGATCCTGCATGGCGGGCCTGTGCGGAGGGTTCGGCGGCTGCGAAGGGTTCGACTGTCGGCAAGCCGACGGTCGGCGCCGGGGCGCGGGGCTATTGTGCCCGTTGGACCACGGCGGGGAGCGACCATGTCTATGAGCAGTCACGATGGCGATACGCAGACAGCCACGGCCGAGGCCGAGTGGGCGTTGCGGGTCGATCTGGCCGCGGCCTACCGGCTGGTCGCGCTGTTCGGCTGGGACGATCTGGTGTTCACCCATCTGACCGCGCGCATCCCCGGCCCCGACCACCATTTCCTGATCAATCGCTACGGCATGGGCTTCGACGAAATCACCGCCTCCTCGCTGGTCAAGATCGGCCTCGACGGCCTGCCGGTGGGCGAAGCGCGCAGCGAGCGGCCGATCCCGGTCAACCCGGCCGGCTTCGTGATCCACAGCGCGGTGCATGCCGCGCGCGACGACGCCTTGTGCGTGATGCACACCCATTCGCTCAACGGCATCGCGGTGTCGGCGCAGCGCGACGGGGTGCTGCCGATCTCGCAACAGTCGCTGTTCGTGCTGGCCGCGCTGGGCTATCACGACTACGAAGGCGTGGCGCTCAACGACGAGGAAAAACCGCGGCTGGTGCGCGATCTGGGACGCAATACCTTCCTGATGCTGCGCAACCATGGCCTGCTGACGGTCGGCGCGAGCGTCGCCGATGCGTTCCTGGCGATGTACATCTTCGAAGCCGCGTGCGCGATCCAGGTGCGGGCGATGGCCGGCGGCGGCGATTTGCTGCGCATCCCCGCGCCGATTCTCGCCGGCATCCAGGCCCAGGCCGCGCAGGTCACGCGCGGACTCGGCGGCGCGTTGGCGTGGCCGTCGCTGTTGCGGCGATTGCAGCGGCACAATCCGGGCTACGATCGCTGAGTCGGCTTTGCGCTGCGGCAGCTTCGCGCCGCGACCGCTGTGCGCCGTAACGTTCCAGCCGCCGGGATCGCGCCGGCCCATGCAGCCGGTAGTCGGGAGATCCTTCGTGCAGGACAGCGTGTTGCTCAAGATCGGTCTGCCGATCGCCATCGCCATCATCATGTGCGGCATCGGCCTGACCCTGAGCGGCGCGGATTTCCGCCGCATCGGCCAGCATCCCAAACCGGTCGTGGTCGGGCTGATCGGGCATTACCTGGTGCTGCCGCTGCTCGGCTTCGCGGTGGCGTGGCTGTTTCCCAATTCGCTGGAGTTCGCGGTGGGCTTCGTGCTGGTCGCGGCATGTCCGAGCGGCAGCAGCTCCAATGCGCTGACGTTTCTCGCCCGCGGCAACGTCGCGCTGGCGGTGACCTTGACGGTGATCAGCGCGCTGGTCACGTTCATCAGCGTGCCGTTGCTGGTCAATCTGGCGCTGGACTGGTTCGGCGGCGAAACCCGCCAGATCCGCCTGCCGATCGGTCAGACCGTGATGCACCTGGCCGCGCTGGTGCTGGTGCCGGTGTTGCTCGGCATGGGCCTTCGGCGTTTCGCGCCGGCGCTGGCCCAGCGCATCGAGCCGTGGGTCAGCCGCTTCGCCTTGTTGCTGCTGTTGTTGCTGATCGTCGCGATTAGCGTCACCCAGCACGACCTGCTGCTGCGCACCTTCCCCGAACTCGGCCCGGCGGCGTTGCTGATGTGCAGCGCGGCGATCGGCGGCGGCTTCGCGCTGGCGCGGGTGAGCGGGTTGGGCTTGCGCGATTCGATCACGGTCGGGATGGAGGTCGGCGTGCAGAACAGCACCTTGGCGATCGTGATCGCGTTGACCTTGTTGAACTCGCCGCAGGTCGCGGTGCCGGCGGCGATGTACGGCTTGCTGATGTACCTGCCGGCGTTCGCGGTGGTGATGCTGGGGCGGCGGGCGGTGGCGCGCGAACAAGCCCGCGGGGCGGTGGTTTGAAAGTGGTTACACCTGCTCGCGGATCTGGCGTGAATGATTGCTGCTTGCCCGCGCCCTCATCCGGCCCTTCGGGCCACCTTCTCCCGCAAGCGGGAGAAGAACTGCACTAGCCCCTCTCCCGCAAGCGGGAGAAGAACTGCATTAAAGCCCCTCTCCCGCTTGCGGGAGAGGGGTTGGGGTGAGGGTCAACGCCAATCGATCGACCCACGCACCACATTGCTGACCCGCCCCCCCGACCACACCTCCCCATCGCCATCCACGCGCAACTCCAGCCGCGCGTCGAAGCCGACTTCGCGGCCCTGGCTGACGGTGTAGCGTCCGTCGCGGCCGGGCAGGGCGCCGTTGTGGTTGAGCCATGCGGCCAGGGTGGCGTTGGCGGCGCCGGAGGCGGCGTCCTCGAACTGCGCCGGGGCGCCG
It includes:
- a CDS encoding class II aldolase/adducin family protein, with protein sequence MSSHDGDTQTATAEAEWALRVDLAAAYRLVALFGWDDLVFTHLTARIPGPDHHFLINRYGMGFDEITASSLVKIGLDGLPVGEARSERPIPVNPAGFVIHSAVHAARDDALCVMHTHSLNGIAVSAQRDGVLPISQQSLFVLAALGYHDYEGVALNDEEKPRLVRDLGRNTFLMLRNHGLLTVGASVADAFLAMYIFEAACAIQVRAMAGGGDLLRIPAPILAGIQAQAAQVTRGLGGALAWPSLLRRLQRHNPGYDR
- a CDS encoding bile acid:sodium symporter family protein encodes the protein MQPVVGRSFVQDSVLLKIGLPIAIAIIMCGIGLTLSGADFRRIGQHPKPVVVGLIGHYLVLPLLGFAVAWLFPNSLEFAVGFVLVAACPSGSSSNALTFLARGNVALAVTLTVISALVTFISVPLLVNLALDWFGGETRQIRLPIGQTVMHLAALVLVPVLLGMGLRRFAPALAQRIEPWVSRFALLLLLLLIVAISVTQHDLLLRTFPELGPAALLMCSAAIGGGFALARVSGLGLRDSITVGMEVGVQNSTLAIVIALTLLNSPQVAVPAAMYGLLMYLPAFAVVMLGRRAVAREQARGAVV